The Monodelphis domestica isolate mMonDom1 chromosome 7, mMonDom1.pri, whole genome shotgun sequence genome window below encodes:
- the KBTBD8 gene encoding kelch repeat and BTB domain-containing protein 8 — MAATGDATKCPPQPPNGAPPAPPVAAPGPVDAAHACSILQQLKTMYDEGQLTDIVVEVDHGKTFSCHRNVLAAISPYFRSMFTSGLTESTQKEVRIVGVEAESMNLVLNYAYTSRVVLTEANVQALFTAASIFQIPSIQDQCANYMISHLDPQNSIGVFIFADHYGHQELKDRSQEYIRKKFLCVTKEQEFLHLRKDQLISILDSDDLNVDKEEHVYDSIIRWFEHERERREAHLPEIFAKCIRMPLMEDTFVEKIPPMFAEAIVQKGPCSANGYTQRLGMTASEMIICFDAAHKHSGKKQTVPCLDIVTGRVFKLCKPPNDLREVGILVSPDNDIYIAGGYRPSSSEVSIDHKAESDFWMYDHATNRWLPKAPLLRARIGCKLVHCCGKLYAIGGRVYEGDGRNPLKSVECYDGRDNCWTAVSPMPVAMEFHSAVEYKENIYVLQGESFLCYDPQKDYWGFLTPMTVPRTQGLAAVYNDSIYYIAGTCGNHQRMFTVEAYDIELNKWTCKKDFPCDQSINPYLKLVLLNNKLHLFVRATQVTVEEHVFRTSRKNSLYQYDESTDQWKKVYETPDRLWDLGRHFECAVAKLYPQCLQKVL; from the exons ATGGCCGCGACGGGAG ATGCGACCAAGTGTCCGCCGCAGCCGCCCAACGGCGCCCCACCCGCCCCACCCGTGGCCGCACCCGGGCCCGTGGACGCCGCCCACGCGTGCAGCATCCTCCAGCAGCTCAAGACCATGTACGACGAGGGCCAACTGACTGACATCGTCGTGGAGGTGGACCACGGCAAGACTTTCTCCTGCCACCGCAACGTGCTGGCGGCTATCAGTCCCTACTTCAG ATCAATGTTCACTAGCGGCCTTACTGAGAGTACCCAGAAAGAAGTGCGTATAGTAGGTGTTGAAGCTGAGTCAATGAATTTAGTATTGAACTATGCATATACCTCCAGAGTCGTACTCACCGAGGCCAATGTCCAAGCTTTGTTCACTGCGGCAAGCATCTTCCAGATCCCTTCCATACAGGACCAGTGTGCTAATTATATGATAAGTCATCTGGATCCACAAAACTCTATTGGGGTTTTCATCTTTGCAGATCACTATGGTCATCAGGAGCTAAAAGACCGATCACAAGAGTATATTCGTAAAAAGTTTCTGTGTGTCACCAAAGAACAAGAGTTTCTCCATTTAAGGAAAGACCAACTCATCAGTATACTGGACAGTGATGACTTAAATGTTGACAAAGAAGAGCACGTTTACGACAGTATCATCAGGTGGTTTGAACATGAACGAGAGAGAAGAGAAGCACACCTTCCAGAAATATTTGCCAAGTGCATCCGTATGCCTCTGATGGAAGATACCTTTGTTGAGAAAATTCCCCCCATGTTTGCAGAGGCCATCGTCCAGAAGGGGCCGTGTAGTGCCAATGGCTACACGCAGAGGCTTGGGATGACTGCATCGGAAATGATCATATGTTTTGATGCTGCCCACAAACACTCAGGAAAGAAGCAAACAGTGCCTTGTCTCGATATAGTCACAGGGAGAGTGTTTAAACTATGCAAACCACCCAATGACCTGAGAGAGGTGGGAATTCTTGTGTCCCCAGATAATGACATTTACATCGCAGGAGGCTATAGGCCAAGCAGCAGTGAAGTTTCCATTGACCACAAGGCAGAGAGTGACTTCTGGATGTATGATCATGCTACAAATAGATGGCTACCCAAAGCTCCTTTACTCCGAGCCAGAATAGGCTGCAAGCTGGTTCATTGCTGTGGGAAACTTTATGCAATAGGTGGGCGCGTTTATGAAGGCGATGGGAGGAACCCCCTAAAATCTGTGGAGTGTTATGACGGCAGAGATAACTGTTGGACAGCTGTTAGCCCAATGCCTGTAGCAATGGAGTTCCACAGTGCTGTGGAGTATAAAGAAAACATCTATGTTTTACAGG gAGAATCTTTCCTCTGCTATGATCCTCAGAAAGACTACTGGGGCTTTTTAACACCTATGACTGTGCCTAGAACCCAGGGCTTAGCAGCTGTATATAATGACTCTATCTACTACATAGCTGGAACCTGTGGAAATCATCAGCGTATGTTTACCGTGGAGGCCTATGATATTGAGCTAAACAAATGGACTTGCAAGAAAGATTTTCCATGTGATCAGTCCATAAATCCATATCTTAAACTTGTACTTCTCAATAATAAACTCCACTTGTTTGTTAGAGCAACTCAAGTAACTGTTGAAGAGCATGTCTTCAGGACCAGCAGAAAAAATTCACTTTACCAATATGATGAGAGTACTGACCAATGGAAGAAAGTATATGAGACTCCAGATCGTCTCTGGGATCTCGGTCGTCATTTCGAATGTGCCGTTGCTAAACTGTATCCCCAGTGTCTTCAGAAAGTACTTTAA